From Rutidosis leptorrhynchoides isolate AG116_Rl617_1_P2 chromosome 3, CSIRO_AGI_Rlap_v1, whole genome shotgun sequence, a single genomic window includes:
- the LOC139901309 gene encoding uncharacterized protein, with the protein MPPYEILYGRKCRTPSCWLEAGEKHFAGLEIVQQTAEKVAIACEKLKAARDRQKIIWQVLNDQTVVLDLPPELAGIHDTFNICYIRKCKVDDENQILLLQDLKVDSSKKLVEEHVRIIDRKVTKLRKKQIPMVFVEWKHSLGTNLTWETEELMTCRYHNLFNLDQIPRTESPLRGVEL; encoded by the exons aTGCCGCCTTATGAAATTTTATATGGTAGAAAGTGTCGCACTCCATCGTGTTGGTTGGAGGCAGGTGAGAAACATTTTGCGGGTCTAGAAATTGTGCAGCAGACTGCAGAAAAAGTGGCTATCGCATGTGAAAAGCTGAAAgctgctagagatcgacaaaagat aaTTTGGCAAGTGCTGAACGATCAAACTGTAGTGTTAGATCTCCCTCCAGAGTTAGCAGGTATTCATGACACGTTTAACATCTGCtatattcgtaagtgtaaagtGGACGATGAAAATCAAATTCTTCTGCTCCAAGATCTGAAAGTAGATTCaagtaagaaattggtggaagaacaTGTGAGGATCATTGACAGAAAAGTGACTAAGTTACGCAAGaagcagattccaatggtgtttgtggaatggaagcatagtttaggcaccAATCTGACATGGGAGACTGAGGAGTTGATGACTTGTAGATACCATAATTTGTttaaccttgaccagattccgaggacggaatctcctttaaGGGGGGTAGAATTGTAA